In Rhodococcus sp. OK302, one genomic interval encodes:
- the prcA gene encoding proteasome subunit alpha codes for MTMPYYASAEQIMRDRSELARKGIARGRSVVVLTYRDGVVFVAENPSTALHKVSELYDRLGFAAVGKYNEFENLRRAGIVHADMRGYSYDRRDVTGRSLANAYAQTLGTIFTEQPKPYEVEICVAEIGRFGSSTPAQLYRITYDGSIADEQSFVVMGGTTEPIVTAMRETYQRDLDLESAVRIAVGALQKGGPAPVGTAEAEPRILTVEALEVAVLDNNRPRRAFKRISGEALEAMLPVADVEDKKKDAPPAEGDASS; via the coding sequence ATGACGATGCCGTACTACGCATCAGCCGAACAGATCATGCGGGATCGTTCGGAGTTGGCGCGCAAGGGAATTGCCCGCGGACGAAGCGTTGTCGTGTTGACGTACCGAGACGGTGTGGTGTTTGTCGCGGAGAACCCGTCGACGGCGTTGCACAAGGTCAGTGAGTTGTACGACCGTCTCGGATTTGCGGCAGTGGGAAAGTACAACGAGTTCGAGAATCTGCGCCGTGCGGGCATCGTGCACGCGGACATGCGGGGCTACTCGTACGACCGCCGTGACGTGACGGGTCGCTCGCTGGCCAATGCGTACGCGCAGACGCTGGGCACCATTTTCACGGAGCAGCCCAAACCGTACGAGGTCGAGATCTGCGTCGCTGAAATCGGCCGTTTCGGCAGTAGTACGCCGGCTCAGCTGTATCGGATCACGTATGACGGTTCGATCGCCGATGAGCAGTCGTTTGTTGTCATGGGCGGCACTACCGAGCCCATCGTGACGGCGATGCGCGAGACGTATCAGCGGGATCTCGATCTTGAATCCGCAGTGCGTATCGCGGTCGGGGCTTTGCAGAAGGGCGGGCCGGCACCAGTCGGAACGGCCGAAGCGGAACCGCGGATACTGACCGTCGAGGCGCTCGAGGTTGCCGTTCTGGACAACAATCGTCCGCGTCGCGCATTCAAACGGATCTCGGGTGAGGCACTGGAAGCGATGCTTCCGGTTGCGGATGTCGAAGACAAAAAGAAGGATGCGCCGCCCGCCGAAGGCGACGCATCCTCCTGA
- a CDS encoding WS/DGAT/MGAT family O-acyltransferase encodes MTFISPLDAMFLASETREHPMHVGGLHIFRLPEGVPADYLQTLHRQLLECTELAPMYRRKPAWPGPVLGALRWADDADVDLEYHVRLSALPGPGRVRELLVLVSRLHGSLLDRHRPLWEFHLIEGLDDNRFAVYVKVHHALTDGVNAVRNTMRMLSREPTGVLRALWSPGPRRTVPLVAPAAASIAPLARAGVLAGNMVGVLPTLARAAVVGVRNPDAALPFSAPMTVLNRPLTGARRFASQSWSLERITVVAKRYGATLNDVVLAMCSGALREYLRAEDELPSKSLVAAVPVALRRTDGDGNAVTMVLCRLASDISDPATRLRSIQASMVAAKETMRGRTQLQLSTIGMLTSIGPSGINVIPGFAASVPPPYNVVISNVPGPRERLFWHAASLEAWYPVSMPIEGQSLNITVLSYGGNLEFGLIGCRRNVAHLQRLLGHLEDSLSALENHPTATTPKAASGVTSG; translated from the coding sequence ATGACGTTCATTTCGCCGCTCGATGCCATGTTCCTGGCGTCGGAAACCCGTGAGCATCCGATGCATGTCGGTGGTCTGCATATTTTCCGGTTGCCGGAAGGTGTCCCCGCCGATTACCTGCAGACGCTCCACCGACAACTGCTCGAGTGCACTGAACTCGCACCGATGTATCGGCGAAAGCCGGCGTGGCCCGGTCCCGTTCTCGGCGCGCTGCGGTGGGCCGACGACGCCGACGTGGACCTCGAATATCACGTTCGGCTCTCGGCGCTACCCGGGCCCGGACGGGTCCGTGAACTGCTTGTCCTGGTCTCTCGATTACATGGCAGCTTGCTCGACCGCCACCGTCCGCTGTGGGAGTTTCATCTGATCGAGGGGCTGGACGACAACCGATTCGCCGTTTACGTCAAGGTCCATCACGCTCTGACCGACGGGGTGAATGCGGTCCGGAATACGATGCGCATGCTGTCTCGGGAGCCGACCGGCGTGTTGCGTGCACTGTGGTCTCCCGGTCCGCGCCGCACCGTACCGTTGGTCGCGCCCGCCGCAGCCTCCATCGCGCCGCTGGCCCGGGCGGGAGTTCTGGCCGGAAACATGGTGGGAGTGTTGCCCACGCTCGCCCGCGCGGCAGTCGTCGGGGTCCGAAATCCTGACGCTGCACTGCCGTTCAGCGCGCCCATGACAGTGCTGAACCGGCCGTTGACGGGCGCCCGCCGGTTCGCGTCGCAGTCCTGGTCGCTCGAGCGGATCACTGTGGTAGCCAAGCGGTACGGCGCCACACTCAACGACGTCGTGTTGGCAATGTGCTCTGGTGCCTTGCGAGAGTACCTACGCGCCGAGGATGAATTGCCGTCGAAATCATTGGTGGCTGCTGTTCCCGTCGCCCTGCGCCGAACGGACGGGGACGGCAATGCCGTAACCATGGTGCTGTGCCGGCTAGCCAGTGATATCAGTGATCCGGCCACGCGACTGAGGAGCATCCAGGCGTCGATGGTCGCGGCCAAGGAAACGATGCGAGGCCGCACTCAGCTCCAATTGTCGACGATCGGCATGTTGACATCGATCGGGCCGAGTGGAATCAATGTGATCCCCGGATTCGCCGCGTCCGTACCGCCGCCGTACAACGTGGTGATTTCGAACGTGCCGGGTCCGCGCGAGCGATTGTTCTGGCATGCCGCCTCGTTGGAGGCGTGGTATCCGGTGTCGATGCCGATCGAAGGACAGTCGCTCAATATCACCGTGCTCAGTTACGGCGGGAACCTGGAGTTCGGGTTGATCGGCTGCCGACGAAACGTCGCGCATCTGCAGAGGTTGCTCGGTCACCTCGAAGACAGCTTGTCTGCGTTGGAAAATCACCCGACAGCGACCACGCCGAAGGCCGCAAGCGGGGTTACTTCTGGCTGA
- a CDS encoding NUDIX hydrolase → MDQPPAAQPNPSDEVVAVYDRDGNPIGQTPRSVVYRDGLWHASAGVLVRSTDGQHVYVHRRTACKTVFGGHHDCIAGGVVDPGESPYETAVREVGEELGIFGTKDAPLRLEEIARTTWDGQWDGRALRCHLFAFELRYDGPIHHQPSEIADGWWWTPEELDAHLQDPSWLFVPDTRVLLADYCWRSVSQK, encoded by the coding sequence ATGGATCAGCCGCCTGCCGCCCAGCCGAACCCGTCGGACGAGGTTGTTGCCGTCTATGACCGAGACGGCAATCCCATCGGCCAGACGCCCCGCTCAGTCGTCTACCGGGACGGTCTGTGGCACGCCAGCGCCGGTGTTCTGGTGCGCTCCACAGACGGTCAGCACGTGTACGTTCACCGCAGAACTGCCTGCAAAACCGTCTTCGGTGGTCATCACGACTGCATCGCCGGTGGCGTCGTAGATCCGGGAGAATCTCCGTACGAGACCGCTGTGCGCGAGGTGGGCGAAGAACTCGGGATCTTCGGCACCAAGGATGCGCCGTTGCGACTCGAGGAAATTGCGCGAACAACCTGGGACGGCCAGTGGGACGGACGCGCACTACGCTGCCATTTGTTTGCCTTCGAGCTCAGGTACGACGGCCCGATCCACCATCAGCCCAGCGAAATCGCCGACGGATGGTGGTGGACGCCAGAAGAACTCGACGCCCACCTGCAGGATCCGTCGTGGCTGTTTGTTCCCGATACCCGTGTCCTGCTGGCCGACTACTGCTGGCGCAGCGTCAGCCAGAAGTAA
- a CDS encoding helix-turn-helix transcriptional regulator, with protein sequence MATSKIERLMNLVIALLSTRQFLTAEKIRDSVAGYNDSANYEAFSRMFERDKNELRDLGVPLETGPAGRFSTVEGYRINRNAYELPDVDLTSEESAAVAVAVQLWESPELIAAAQSALLKLRAAGVQVDGEVPAAPVTAIPARTRGSEPALGKLLAAVDAGRAVHFQHRGALNEPFTERTVEPWGVVTHNGKWYLVGHDVDRDAIRTFRLSRIGDDVREFGPAGAVHKPEGLDLREVVDRVTGSGVVTGTATVWVAANRAHELRRLASSSTDRTLTDREGTVLSIPVRSWEWTARLIAGHGVDALVLDPPDLRADVIAKLHGAASLSASIDSKGNNR encoded by the coding sequence GTGGCGACATCGAAGATCGAGCGGTTGATGAACCTGGTGATTGCTTTGCTGTCCACCAGGCAGTTCCTCACCGCGGAGAAAATCCGTGACTCGGTGGCGGGTTACAACGATTCCGCCAACTACGAAGCGTTCAGTCGAATGTTCGAACGCGACAAGAATGAGCTTCGTGACCTGGGTGTTCCGTTGGAAACCGGTCCTGCCGGCCGGTTTTCGACGGTTGAGGGCTATCGCATCAACAGGAATGCCTATGAGCTTCCGGATGTAGATCTGACCAGTGAAGAGTCTGCGGCGGTCGCCGTTGCAGTGCAGTTGTGGGAATCTCCGGAGTTGATTGCTGCCGCGCAGAGTGCGCTGCTCAAACTTCGGGCGGCCGGTGTGCAGGTCGACGGCGAGGTTCCCGCCGCCCCGGTCACGGCTATCCCGGCCCGCACCCGAGGTTCCGAACCCGCGCTGGGCAAGCTACTCGCAGCAGTCGATGCCGGGCGCGCAGTTCATTTCCAGCACCGAGGCGCGCTCAATGAACCGTTCACGGAACGCACTGTCGAACCGTGGGGCGTCGTCACCCACAACGGCAAGTGGTACCTGGTCGGACATGACGTCGACCGTGATGCCATTCGAACATTTCGGCTGTCACGCATCGGCGACGACGTTCGTGAATTCGGTCCGGCCGGTGCGGTTCACAAACCTGAGGGACTCGATCTCCGGGAAGTAGTGGACCGAGTGACGGGTTCCGGCGTCGTCACCGGTACCGCAACGGTGTGGGTGGCGGCGAACCGTGCCCACGAATTGCGCAGGCTTGCATCGTCATCGACAGATCGGACGTTGACCGATCGTGAAGGGACCGTTTTGTCGATCCCCGTCCGGTCGTGGGAATGGACGGCCCGGTTGATCGCCGGCCACGGCGTCGACGCACTCGTTCTGGATCCGCCGGATCTGCGCGCCGATGTGATCGCGAAACTTCACGGCGCGGCTTCGCTGTCGGCAAGTATCGACTCGAAGGGAAACAATCGATGA
- the pafA gene encoding Pup--protein ligase: MQRRIMGIETEFGVTCTFHGHRRLSPDEVARYLFRRVVSWGRSSNVFLRNGARLYLDVGSHPEYATAECDSLIQLVNHDRAGERVLEELLIDAEERLAEEGIGGDIYLFKNNTDSAGNSYGCHENFLVARAGEFSRISDVLLPFLVTRQLICGAGKVLQTPKAATFCLSQRAEHIWEGVSSATTRSRPIINTRDEPHADAEKYRRLHVIVGDSNMAETSTMLKVGSAALVLEMIEAGVSFRDFALDNPIRAIREVSHDVTGKRPVRLAGGRQASALDIQREYHSKAVEHLQNREPDPQVEQVVDLWGRMLDAVEAQDFAKVDTEIDWVIKRKLFQRYQDRHGFDLSDPKIAQLDLAYHDIKRGRGVFDVLQRKGLVKRVTEDETIDEAVDNPPQTTRAKLRGDFITAAQAAGRDFTVDWVHLKLNDQAQRTVLCKDPFRSVDERVERLIASM, encoded by the coding sequence GTGCAGAGACGAATCATGGGTATTGAGACGGAATTCGGCGTTACCTGCACCTTTCACGGGCACAGGCGACTGAGCCCCGACGAGGTTGCCCGGTACCTCTTCCGCCGCGTGGTGTCCTGGGGGCGAAGTTCCAACGTCTTTCTTCGCAACGGAGCCCGGCTGTATCTCGATGTGGGTTCACACCCCGAGTACGCGACGGCCGAGTGCGACAGCCTCATCCAGTTGGTCAATCATGACCGCGCGGGTGAGCGTGTGCTCGAAGAATTGCTCATCGACGCGGAAGAGCGACTAGCCGAGGAGGGGATCGGCGGCGATATCTACCTCTTCAAGAACAACACCGACTCTGCGGGGAACTCGTACGGTTGCCACGAGAATTTTCTCGTCGCGAGAGCTGGCGAGTTTTCGCGGATTTCCGATGTCCTTCTGCCGTTCCTCGTGACACGACAACTCATTTGCGGCGCCGGAAAGGTCCTGCAAACACCCAAGGCCGCCACGTTCTGTCTTTCTCAGCGCGCCGAGCACATCTGGGAAGGTGTCTCGTCGGCAACGACGCGTTCACGCCCGATCATCAACACGCGAGACGAACCGCATGCCGACGCCGAGAAATACCGTCGCCTGCACGTCATCGTCGGTGATTCCAACATGGCCGAGACCAGCACGATGCTGAAGGTCGGTTCGGCTGCGCTGGTTCTCGAGATGATCGAGGCCGGAGTCTCGTTCCGGGACTTTGCACTCGACAACCCGATTCGCGCGATCCGCGAGGTCAGCCACGACGTCACCGGCAAACGTCCGGTCCGATTGGCCGGCGGACGCCAGGCGAGTGCTCTTGACATCCAGCGTGAGTACCACTCCAAGGCCGTCGAGCACCTCCAGAATCGTGAACCCGATCCGCAGGTCGAGCAGGTCGTCGATCTGTGGGGCCGGATGCTCGACGCCGTCGAAGCCCAGGATTTTGCCAAGGTTGATACCGAGATCGACTGGGTGATCAAGCGCAAACTGTTCCAGCGCTACCAGGATCGTCACGGATTCGATCTGTCGGATCCGAAGATCGCTCAACTCGATCTGGCCTATCACGACATCAAACGTGGCCGGGGCGTCTTCGACGTTCTGCAGCGCAAGGGTTTGGTCAAGCGGGTCACGGAGGACGAAACCATCGACGAGGCCGTCGACAACCCTCCACAGACGACACGCGCGAAACTTCGCGGCGATTTCATCACCGCAGCGCAGGCTGCCGGGCGAGACTTCACCGTCGACTGGGTGCATCTCAAGCTCAATGATCAAGCTCAGCGGACCGTGCTCTGCAAGGACCCGTTCCGTTCCGTCGACGAGAGAGTGGAGCGGCTCATCGCGTCGATGTAG
- a CDS encoding bifunctional phosphatase PAP2/diacylglycerol kinase family protein: protein MESTGALQPSGLDSAMRFLSRAANHGVLWMFVAGGLALLGGRPRRAAARGMLALAGSSALANGILKPLFPRRRPPARVWLNPKRGVQIPTSSSFPSGHSSSAAAFTTAVAMEAPLAGAVIAPLAAAVAYSRVHNGVHWPSDVFAGIAVGGAVAAGTRRWWAVRDEEPADLGPECVVPALPGGEGLVVFTNPGSGDENDGIVDSIRASLPDAVIVEFDPDIDFDKQIEAKIAEFKPRAFGVCGGDGTVVTVADAATRHDMPLAVFPGGTLNHFARDVGVVDVDDTARAIETGQAAFVDHAVVTTDAGVSARFLNTASLGGYPDAVRLREKWEPRFGKWPAAGAAMIRVLAAAEPMSVTIDGTQTSIWMLFVGNGRYSPGDQVPMSRPELNQGLLDVRYLRADRRLSRTRLLFAAATGTLGSSRVYVRVLVSSLSVNVADSPVAIATDGEVVADARRFDFETEPGAVAVYRIKQN from the coding sequence ATGGAAAGCACTGGCGCGCTTCAACCTTCCGGACTTGATTCGGCCATGCGTTTCCTCTCGCGCGCCGCGAATCACGGGGTGTTGTGGATGTTTGTCGCCGGAGGACTCGCATTGCTCGGTGGGCGGCCGAGACGCGCAGCGGCTCGCGGAATGCTCGCGTTGGCCGGATCGAGTGCACTGGCCAACGGAATCCTCAAACCGTTGTTCCCCCGGCGCAGGCCCCCGGCCCGGGTGTGGCTCAATCCGAAGCGTGGTGTCCAAATTCCCACCTCCTCGTCATTTCCGTCCGGGCATTCGTCCTCGGCAGCCGCATTCACGACAGCCGTTGCAATGGAGGCTCCCCTAGCCGGTGCCGTCATCGCGCCGCTGGCTGCTGCCGTCGCCTATTCGCGCGTGCACAACGGAGTGCACTGGCCGTCCGACGTCTTCGCCGGAATCGCCGTCGGCGGGGCTGTAGCTGCAGGAACACGCCGCTGGTGGGCCGTTCGCGACGAGGAACCAGCCGACCTCGGTCCCGAATGTGTCGTACCCGCACTGCCCGGCGGCGAAGGGCTCGTCGTCTTCACCAACCCGGGGTCGGGCGATGAAAACGACGGCATCGTTGATTCGATTCGCGCATCACTCCCCGACGCCGTCATCGTCGAATTCGATCCGGATATCGACTTCGACAAGCAAATCGAGGCGAAGATCGCCGAGTTCAAGCCCCGTGCCTTCGGAGTCTGCGGCGGCGACGGCACAGTCGTCACGGTGGCCGACGCGGCAACCCGACACGACATGCCGCTCGCAGTTTTCCCGGGTGGCACGCTCAACCATTTCGCCCGCGACGTAGGAGTAGTGGACGTCGACGACACCGCTCGAGCCATCGAGACCGGCCAGGCCGCATTTGTGGACCACGCCGTCGTGACAACCGATGCCGGGGTGAGCGCACGGTTTCTGAACACTGCCAGCCTGGGTGGGTACCCGGACGCCGTTCGGTTGCGTGAAAAGTGGGAACCCCGCTTCGGCAAGTGGCCGGCCGCGGGAGCAGCGATGATCCGCGTACTCGCAGCCGCGGAACCGATGTCTGTCACCATCGACGGTACGCAGACCAGCATCTGGATGCTCTTTGTCGGGAACGGCCGCTACTCCCCCGGCGATCAGGTTCCGATGTCACGTCCCGAACTCAACCAGGGACTACTCGACGTGCGGTACCTGCGCGCCGACCGGCGACTCTCCCGCACTCGACTGCTGTTTGCCGCTGCGACAGGAACATTGGGCAGTTCAAGGGTGTACGTTCGCGTGCTGGTTTCATCACTGTCGGTGAATGTCGCCGACAGCCCGGTCGCGATTGCCACCGACGGTGAGGTTGTGGCAGACGCGCGCCGGTTCGATTTCGAAACCGAACCGGGCGCGGTGGCCGTCTACAGAATTAAGCAGAACTAG
- the dop gene encoding depupylase/deamidase Dop, which yields MQRIIGVEVEYGISSPSEPSANPILTSTQAVLAYAAAAGVPRARRTRWDYEVESPLRDARGFDLGRLSGPAPVIDADEIGAANMILTNGARLYVDHAHPEYSAPEVADPLDAVIWDKAGERVMEAAARHASSVPGAPRLQLYKNNVDGKGASYGTHENYLCSRDTPFNDIIAGLTPFFASRQVICGSGRVGIGQSGDQAGFQLSQRADYIEVEVGLETTLKRGIINTRDEPHADADKYRRLHVIIGDANLAEMSTYLKVGTTALVLDLIEAGVDLTDLQLARPVTAVHHISHDPTLRKTVALSDGRELTGLALQRIYLDRVAKFLDSETDRDPRADDIVEKWAMVLDLLERDPMECANILDWPAKLRLLEGFRNREGLAWSAPRLHLVDLQYSDVRLDKGLYNRLVARGSMERLVTEQQILDAVSNPPTDTRAYFRGECLRRFGGDIAAASWDSVIFDLGGESLIRIPTMEPLRGTKAHVGALLDSVDSAAELVDQLTH from the coding sequence ATGCAGCGGATTATCGGTGTCGAGGTCGAGTACGGAATATCTTCACCCAGTGAGCCTTCGGCTAATCCGATACTCACGTCCACCCAGGCGGTGTTGGCGTATGCGGCGGCCGCGGGGGTTCCCCGGGCTCGGCGCACACGCTGGGACTACGAGGTCGAATCGCCGCTCCGTGATGCCCGCGGCTTTGATCTCGGGAGGTTGAGCGGGCCTGCTCCCGTGATCGACGCCGACGAGATCGGTGCGGCAAACATGATTCTGACCAACGGTGCGCGCCTGTACGTCGATCACGCGCACCCGGAGTACTCGGCACCCGAGGTTGCGGATCCGCTCGACGCGGTGATCTGGGACAAGGCCGGGGAACGGGTCATGGAAGCCGCCGCACGGCATGCGTCCAGTGTTCCGGGTGCGCCGCGGTTGCAGTTGTACAAGAACAACGTCGACGGCAAGGGTGCGTCGTACGGAACCCACGAGAACTACTTGTGCTCGCGCGACACCCCGTTCAACGACATCATTGCCGGACTGACGCCGTTTTTCGCCTCACGTCAGGTGATCTGCGGTTCCGGACGCGTCGGGATCGGGCAGTCCGGCGACCAAGCCGGTTTCCAGCTTTCTCAGCGCGCCGATTACATCGAGGTCGAGGTCGGCCTCGAGACGACGCTCAAGCGCGGGATCATCAACACTCGCGACGAACCCCATGCGGACGCCGACAAGTATCGGCGTTTGCACGTCATCATCGGCGATGCAAACCTGGCCGAGATGTCGACGTATCTCAAAGTAGGAACGACGGCTCTGGTACTGGATCTGATCGAAGCGGGAGTCGACCTCACGGATCTGCAATTGGCCCGTCCGGTCACCGCTGTTCATCACATCAGTCACGACCCGACGCTGCGCAAAACTGTCGCCCTCTCTGACGGGCGTGAATTGACAGGTCTTGCACTGCAACGGATTTACCTCGATCGCGTCGCGAAGTTCCTCGACAGTGAGACTGATCGAGACCCGCGGGCGGACGACATCGTCGAAAAGTGGGCGATGGTCCTCGATCTACTCGAGCGGGATCCCATGGAGTGCGCGAACATTCTCGACTGGCCGGCGAAATTGCGTCTGCTCGAAGGCTTCCGCAACCGTGAAGGGTTGGCGTGGTCTGCGCCGCGCTTGCATTTGGTCGATTTGCAGTACTCGGACGTGCGCCTCGACAAGGGGCTGTACAACCGTTTGGTGGCCCGTGGATCGATGGAACGGCTTGTCACGGAACAGCAGATTCTCGACGCAGTGAGCAATCCGCCGACCGATACGCGCGCTTACTTCCGAGGTGAATGCCTGCGCCGATTCGGCGGTGACATTGCTGCGGCAAGCTGGGATTCGGTGATCTTCGATCTCGGCGGTGAGTCGTTGATCCGGATTCCGACCATGGAACCGTTGCGCGGCACCAAAGCCCATGTGGGTGCGTTGCTCGACTCTGTCGACAGCGCAGCGGAGTTGGTGGATCAGCTCACCCACTGA
- the prcB gene encoding proteasome subunit beta gives MTGGRAPRLADGDTRLSFGSNLSSFTEYLRVHAPEHLPQNRFADTGGVVMGGGDLAPHGTTIVAISYAGGVLLAGDRRATMGNLIASRDVQKVYVTDDYSAAGIAGTAGIAIELVRLFAVELEHYEKIEGVSLTFDGKANRLSSMVRGNLGAAMQGLAVVPLLVGYDLDAANPLTAGRIVSYDVVGGRYEERAGYHAVGSGSLFAKSSLKKLYSPGIDEDTALRLAVEALYDAADDDSATGGPDLTRGIYPTAVTITAAGAVELSTAKASEIAREIVATRSALNSPEGDSAL, from the coding sequence GTGACGGGCGGTCGCGCTCCCCGGTTAGCTGACGGGGACACACGGCTGAGCTTCGGCTCCAATCTGTCGTCGTTCACGGAATATCTTCGAGTGCATGCACCGGAACATCTTCCGCAGAACCGTTTCGCCGACACGGGAGGTGTAGTCATGGGCGGGGGCGATCTCGCTCCGCACGGAACCACCATCGTCGCGATCAGTTATGCCGGTGGTGTGCTTCTGGCCGGAGATCGTCGGGCAACGATGGGCAATCTCATCGCCAGTCGCGATGTACAGAAGGTGTATGTCACCGACGACTACTCGGCCGCCGGTATTGCGGGCACCGCCGGCATCGCCATTGAATTGGTGCGGTTGTTTGCCGTCGAACTCGAGCACTACGAGAAAATCGAAGGCGTGTCGTTGACATTCGACGGCAAGGCAAATCGTTTGTCGTCGATGGTGCGCGGCAATCTCGGTGCAGCAATGCAGGGGCTTGCGGTAGTGCCGCTTCTGGTCGGATACGACCTTGATGCGGCCAACCCGCTCACTGCGGGCCGGATCGTGTCTTACGACGTCGTCGGTGGCCGGTACGAGGAACGCGCCGGCTATCACGCCGTCGGATCGGGTTCACTGTTTGCAAAGTCGTCTCTCAAGAAGCTGTATTCGCCGGGTATCGACGAAGACACTGCGTTGAGATTGGCAGTCGAGGCGCTCTACGACGCGGCTGACGACGACTCGGCAACGGGTGGTCCGGATTTGACGCGCGGTATCTATCCCACGGCGGTCACGATCACTGCGGCCGGGGCGGTAGAACTGTCGACGGCCAAGGCGTCCGAGATCGCGCGAGAGATTGTGGCGACGCGTTCCGCGCTCAATAGTCCGGAAGGGGATTCTGCGTTATGA
- a CDS encoding ubiquitin-like protein Pup, protein MAQEQTQRAGGGEDDETTGGDGSAGQERREKLAAETDDLLDEIDDVLEENAEDFVRAYVQKGGQ, encoded by the coding sequence ATGGCTCAAGAACAGACGCAGCGTGCCGGTGGCGGCGAAGACGACGAAACCACGGGCGGCGACGGTAGTGCCGGCCAGGAGCGTCGTGAGAAGTTAGCTGCTGAAACCGACGACCTACTCGATGAAATCGATGATGTGCTGGAAGAGAACGCCGAGGACTTCGTTCGCGCGTATGTCCAGAAGGGCGGCCAGTGA